AGGTGATCCTCACATGGTCGCCGACGACATCGGCGTCCATGCCGCCGCGATTGTATCGATAGACGTCCTGGATGGCCCGGCTGGGCTTGAAGTAGAAGCGCCGCCGCAGCGGGTGGTGCAGGAAGTTGATTCGGCGCAGGACCTCCATGCCGACGACGCCCTGCACGTCCTGGACACTGTCCTTGTCGCTGTCGTCGGGCCGGCCCAGCACGGTAATCGGGGTGGCGAATCCGTAGCGGCCGATACGCAACTTCTCTGCCCGCACGGTCCGGGTTTTCGCATCGCCGGCGATCGTGGAGATGCCGCTGTCCAGGTGCTTGGGATAGTGGTCCCACAGACCCCGCTTCTTCACATAGTCGGGGAACAGGAACAGCATGCCTTGAAAGCCGGTGTCGACCATCAGCTTTACCGGCTGCCCGTCGAAGACCGCCTCGATGACCGGTCGCTGGTCGAGGTCCTGGAAGTGTTGCGCGTCGATGGCGTTGGCGCCCAGCCGGTTCATCGTCCCGAAGCTTTCGCCCTGGGTGTAGGTGGTCAGTTCTTCATAGCCCTCCGGCGCCCCGCCTTCCGACAGACGGGTGGCCACCGTCAATTGCTGGGCGTCGAAGTCGAGCCCCATGATCGCCCACTTGGCGACCGGCAGGATGCCGACGATGAAATCGCTGTCGTCGCTGACCGTATCGACCAGCACCGCGTCCCGCTCCCGCACCGCGCCACCGCCGATGGCGATCTCGTTGGCGGTGTAGACGACGACGTCCCGGCGTCCGACCGCGCCCTGCACCCGGCCGGTGGTCACCCGGGGCAGGCCGTGCGCCTTGGCGGCCTTGTTGCTGATGCCGAAGACGTTCGAGCCGGTATCGATGAGAAAGGCGACCGGATCCTTGCGATTGATGGTCGTCGCCGCCCAGGGCCGGTTTCGGGTGACGCGGAACGGAATCTGCACGCTGGTCGCCGCCACGGCCGGTGAGGTCGCCAGCAACAGGCCAGCCCCCGCCAGCGTGGATCGCCTGGTGATCGACATGAACGCTTCCCCCCTTACCCGGAGCTGAGCGTCCCTCCGAAGTTTACTTTCGTCAATGGCTAGCTGAGCGCCTTGACCAGGGCCTCGGCCGCCGGCTCGAAGTCGCCGTCGCTGTCGACCCGTCGCCAGGCCATCTCGCCAAGGTCGCGGGTCAGCTGAACGTCGAGCACCTCGGCGGTGGCGTCGGAGGCGTCGCCGCTGCGGCCGGCGATGCGCTCGTGCAGCAGGCCGGCCGGCGCCTCCAGCCACACCCCCTCGAACGCCACCCCCGCCTTGCGCGCCACCTCGGCGGCGGCGGCGCGTTCCTCGGGCTTCATGAACACCGCGTCCAGGATGACGGCGCGCCCGGCGGCCAGGGCCTTGCCGGCGTCGTCGAACATCTCGGCATAGACCCGGGGGCTGACCTCCGGCGCATAGGCCTCCGGCGGCAGACGGTCGAGCGGGGCGGCGCCCCACAGGCGTTTGCGGATTTCGTCGCTGCGCAGGATGACGGCGCCGGGCGAGGCGCCCAGGCCCGGGGCGGCGATGCGGGCGAAGGTCGACTTGCCCGATCCAGACAGGCCGCCGACCGCCGCCAGCACCGGCTTGACCGGCTCCAGATGGGCCAGCGCCGCCGCCAGATAGGCGCGGCTGGCCTCGATGTCGCCGCCGTGGGCCTGGACATGGCAGCGCACCCCGGCCCGCACCGACAGGGCCAGCGGCAGGGCTTCCAGCCCGCTCCACAGCCCGCTCGGCAGCAAGCGCGCCCCCTCGTCCAGCCAGGCCGACAGCACCCGCACGGCGGCGTCGCGGCGGCGGCGGAAGTCGAGGTCCATCAGCAGGAAGGCGACATCGTAGAGGACGTCGATCTCCGACAGGGTGTCGTTGAACTCGATGCAGTCGAACAGGATCGGCCGGCCGTCCTCGAGCAGGATGTTGCCCAGATGCAGGTCGCCATGGCAGCGCCGCACCCAGCCCTCTTCCAGCCGCGCCGCCAGCAGGGTCTCCAGCCGGGCCCGCTCGGCATCGGTGGCGGCGATCAGGGCCTCGACCGGTTCCTTGCCGAGCCTGGGGATCAAGTCCTTCATCAGGGCGGCGTTGGAGCGGATGGTGTAGCTCATGCCGCCGGCCGGCTCGGCCTCGCGGGTGATCGGGGCCTCGGCGTGAAAGCGGGCGATGGCGCGGCCCAGCTGGTCGGACAGCTCGCCGTCTACCGCATAGGGCTGCTCGGCCAGCACGGCCGTCTCGTCGAAGCGGCGCATCTCCAGCACCGACTCCACGCGCTCGCCGGCCCCGTCGAGCTCCAGCCCGCCGCCGGCCGTCCGGGTGATGGCCCCGACCCGGCGATAGATGTCCGGGGCGGCGGCGCGGTTGAAGGCCAGCTCGCGCTCCAGCGCCCAGTGGCGCAGGGCGGCGGTCTCATAGTTCAGGAAGCCGAAATTGACCGGCTTCTTGACCTTCAGGGCCAGGTCGCCGGTCAGATAGACCCGGGCGCAGCTGGTTTCGATAATGCGGTCGGCGCGGGCCCCCAGCCAGGTGGCGATCTCGGCTTCCTGCTGGAGTTCTTGCGGCGTCGGTTGGCTCATGGCCGCTGCATATCACAGGCCGCGCGCCTTTGCCTTCTCGCCAATCCCTTGCCCGCCAACGGATTTCGCCTTAGGGGGGAAATGACCATTGTTATGTAGAGGGCCCATGGGCGAGCGCGCGGGAGAGACGCGGAGCGAACGCAAGCGCCGCGACATCATGGCGGCCGGCCAGTCGGTGTTCCTGCGTGAGGGCTACGCCGGCGCCGGCATGGAGGTGGTGGCTCGTGAGGCCGCCGTCTCGACCGCCACCCTCTATGCTCACTTCCCCAGCAAGGGCGACCTGTTCATCGCCGTGGTCGAGGCCGCCGTCGCCAACCTGGCCAGCGACATCGAGGACACGCTCGACACGCCCGGCGACGCCCGGGCCCGGCTGATGGCCTTCTCCCTGGCCTATGCCCGCTTCTATGCCGACCCGCTGTCGCGGGCCGTGTTCCGGCTGGTGACCGGCGAGCGCCGCCGTTTCTCCGACCTGGCCGACCACTTCCGCCACCGATCGCGCCACGCCCTGGGCGGCCACGCCATCACCCTGATCGACCAGCTGGCGGCGGAGGGCCTGCTGAAGATCGAGAAGCCCGCCTGGGCCGCCGGCCAACTGCTCGGCATGCTGGAGCACGTCACCCTGGTCTTCGGCCTGGTGGCCGGCGACGACGCCGTGCCCCGCCGCCCGCTGGAGGGCAGCTGCACCGACGCGGTAGAGACCTTCCTGGCCCGGTACGGGGTCTGATCGGTTCTAAAAATTATTTTCTGTCAAAGACTTATGGAATATGTCTAGACATATTCATCGACGAAAAGCGCCGAAATACCGGGTTCCGACCGGCGCCGGCCGCAGCCTAGGCGCACCGCTGTCACCGGGCGCCAACATTCCCCGCCCCGGCGCCTACGGTCTGTCAACGCGGGCGCCAACGTTCACAGCGCCGACCGCAACCGAATTATCACAATAATTCAGCGGCTTGCCGACAACGCGCCTCTTCCCAGGCCCGCGCCGTGGTATAATCGTGGGCCGCTTCGATAGGCTCTACGGATACAGTCGGGAGGTGCTCCACCCCTCGCCCGACCGCGCGAAGACCAGCCGCTCGTGCAGCCGGAACGGCCGGTCGCGCCAGAATTCCAGGGTCTGCGGCGTCAGCCGGAAGCCCGACCAGTGCGGCGGCCGCGGCACCTTGCCGAGGCCGAACCTCAGGCCCATCTCGGCCACCCGCTTCTCCAGCGCGAAGCGGTCCGGCAGCGGCCGAGACTGTTCGGAGGCCCAGGCGCCCAGCTGGCTGTGGCGGGCCCGGGTGGCGTGATAGGCGTCGGCCTCGGCGGCGCTGACCTGCTCGACGGTTCCGCGGATGCGGACCTGGCGGCGCAGGGACTTCCAATGGAACAGAAGGGCGGCCTTGGGATTGGCCGCCAGTTCGCGGCCCTTGGCGCTCTCGAGGTTGGTGAAGAAGGTGAAGCCGGCGGCGTCGACGCCCTTGAGCAGCACCATGCGGGCGTCGGGCAGCCCGCTCTCGTCGACGGTGGCTAGGGTCATGGCGTTGGCGTCGTTGGCTTCCGACTCGACGGCCGCCTTCAGCCAGGTCTCGAACAGGGCGATCGGATCGGCTTCCGGCAGCAGCGGCAGGGGCGGCGCGCCGGTCACCTGGGTGACGTAGTCGTCTTCGCTCGGCGAGGCGGGGATCAGTTCATCGGCCATGGGGGGCTATGTAGCGCCGCCCCCGGCGCCTGACCACGCTTAACCCGGAATTGACTCCGTGCAGGCCATGCTGACGCCGACAAACAAAGGGGCCATGGTGGTGGCGACAAGGACGATGGACAGCCGCCGGGCGCGGGCGGTGCTGGGCGTGCGCGGGGGCGTCAGCGAGACGGCCCTGCGCGCCGCCTTTCGCCAGGCTGTCAAGGCCGCCCACCCGGACCGTCCGGGCGGCGACGCAGCCCGGCTGCGCGACGTGGTCGAGGCCTATGGCCTGCTGAAGGCCGCGCCGACGCCGCAACCCCCTGCCCCGCCGCCGCCCGCCCCGGTGATCGCCGACGGCATCGAGATCAGCCCGGCCCTCGCCGCCTCCGGCGGTCGCGCCTTCACCCGGCTGGGCGACGGCCGTCGCCTGGCCCTCGACCTGCCGCCCGGCCTGCGCCCCGGCGACAAGGTGCGGGCCGGCGAGACCCTGCTGACGGTCTCGGTCAAGGGCGCCGCCGGCCTGATCCTGCGCGGCGACGACCTGTGGCTGGCCGCCGAGCTGCCGCACCGGTTCGGCGGGCGCCTGCCCCTGGCCACGCCGAGCGGGCCGAAGGAAATCTGGGTCGGCCGCCGCGACATCGCCCGGGGCCTCGTTCGCCTGGCCGGCCAGGGCCTGCCGGCCCGGGGACCGCACCCGGCCGGCGACCTGATCGTCACCCTCAAGGCCCCGCCGCCGCCCGTCGAGAGCGGCGCCCGCAGCCGCCTGCGCGCCTTCCAGGCCAACTGGGCGCCCGTCCCCGCCTTGTAGAGGCGGCCGATTGCGCTAAGACGCCAGCACGATGTCGCACAACACCTTCGGCCATCTGTTCCGCGTCACCACCTGGGGCGAAAGCCACGGCCCGGCCCTCGGCTGCGTCGTCGACGGCTGCCCGCCCGGCATCGAACTGACCGAGGCCGACATCCAGGTCTTCCTCGACAAGCGCAAGCCCGGCACCAGCAAGCACGTCACCCAGCGCCGCGAGAGCGACACGGTGAAGATCCTCTCGGGCGTCTTCGAGGGCTTCACCACCGGCACGCCGATCTCCCTGATGATCGAGAACGAGGACCAGCGGTCCAAGGACTACGGCGAGATCGCCCACGCTTTCCGCCCCGGCCACGCCGACTACGCCTACATCGCCAAGTACGGCCGGCGCGACTATCGCGGCGGCGGCCGCTCCAGCGCCCGCGAGACCGCCGCCCGCGTCGCCGCCGGGGCCATCGCCCGCAAGGTCATACCCCAGGTTCAAATCCGCGCCGCCCTGGTCCAGGTCGGCCCGCACGCCATCGACCGGACGCAGTGGGACTGGGCCGAGGCGGCCAACAACCCCTTCTTCTGCCCCGACGCCGCAGCCGCCGCCCACTGGGACCAGTACCTCGACGGCATCCGCAAGGCCGGCAACTCGACCGGGGCCATTGTCGAGGTCGAGGCCGAGGGCGTTCCCGCCGGCTGGGGCGCGCCGATCTACGGCAAGATCGACGCCGAGCTGGCCGCCGCCCTGATGTCGATCAACGCCGCCAAGGGCGTCGAGATCGGCGCCGGCTTCGCCTCCGCTTCGCTGACCGGCGAGGAAAACGCCGACGAGATGCGGGCCGGCAACGACGGCCCGACCTTCCTCAGCAACCACGCCGGCGGCGTGCTGGGCGGCATCAGCACCGGCCAGCCGGTCATCGCCCGCGTCGCCTTCAAGCCGACCAGCTCCATCCTCACCCCGCGCCTCACCCTCAACGAGGCCGGCGAGGAGGTCGAGCTGCGCACCAAGGGCCGCCACGACCCCTGCGTCGGCGTCCGCGCGCCGCCCGTGGTCGAGGCGATGACCGCCTGCGTGCTGGCGGATGCTTTCCTGCGGCATCGCGGGCAGGTGGGATAATTCCGCCAAACCGCCAACTGCGCGTGTGCGGCGGCCGATTTCCGAGATTGAAAGTAAGGTGAATTTGCCTTACATTATGATCGAAGGAAGGTTGTCCGATGACCACACTGACTGTCACCGCCAAGGGCCAGGTCACGCTGCGAAAGGATGTTCTGCAGCATCTGGGTGTTCGGCCGGGTGAGAAGATCAGCCTGGATAAAATGCCCAACGGCCAGTTT
The nucleotide sequence above comes from Caulobacter sp. NIBR1757. Encoded proteins:
- a CDS encoding aspartyl protease family protein; this translates as MSITRRSTLAGAGLLLATSPAVAATSVQIPFRVTRNRPWAATTINRKDPVAFLIDTGSNVFGISNKAAKAHGLPRVTTGRVQGAVGRRDVVVYTANEIAIGGGAVRERDAVLVDTVSDDSDFIVGILPVAKWAIMGLDFDAQQLTVATRLSEGGAPEGYEELTTYTQGESFGTMNRLGANAIDAQHFQDLDQRPVIEAVFDGQPVKLMVDTGFQGMLFLFPDYVKKRGLWDHYPKHLDSGISTIAGDAKTRTVRAEKLRIGRYGFATPITVLGRPDDSDKDSVQDVQGVVGMEVLRRINFLHHPLRRRFYFKPSRAIQDVYRYNRGGMDADVVGDHVRITWIDPAGPAAKAGMKMSDKIVGWRGTDGFYGMLWALRGAPGTKVEIQVERAGAPTLVTVVLEDVI
- a CDS encoding bifunctional aminoglycoside phosphotransferase/ATP-binding protein; amino-acid sequence: MSQPTPQELQQEAEIATWLGARADRIIETSCARVYLTGDLALKVKKPVNFGFLNYETAALRHWALERELAFNRAAAPDIYRRVGAITRTAGGGLELDGAGERVESVLEMRRFDETAVLAEQPYAVDGELSDQLGRAIARFHAEAPITREAEPAGGMSYTIRSNAALMKDLIPRLGKEPVEALIAATDAERARLETLLAARLEEGWVRRCHGDLHLGNILLEDGRPILFDCIEFNDTLSEIDVLYDVAFLLMDLDFRRRRDAAVRVLSAWLDEGARLLPSGLWSGLEALPLALSVRAGVRCHVQAHGGDIEASRAYLAAALAHLEPVKPVLAAVGGLSGSGKSTFARIAAPGLGASPGAVILRSDEIRKRLWGAAPLDRLPPEAYAPEVSPRVYAEMFDDAGKALAAGRAVILDAVFMKPEERAAAAEVARKAGVAFEGVWLEAPAGLLHERIAGRSGDASDATAEVLDVQLTRDLGEMAWRRVDSDGDFEPAAEALVKALS
- a CDS encoding TetR/AcrR family transcriptional regulator; this translates as MGERAGETRSERKRRDIMAAGQSVFLREGYAGAGMEVVAREAAVSTATLYAHFPSKGDLFIAVVEAAVANLASDIEDTLDTPGDARARLMAFSLAYARFYADPLSRAVFRLVTGERRRFSDLADHFRHRSRHALGGHAITLIDQLAAEGLLKIEKPAWAAGQLLGMLEHVTLVFGLVAGDDAVPRRPLEGSCTDAVETFLARYGV
- the pdxH gene encoding pyridoxamine 5'-phosphate oxidase produces the protein MADELIPASPSEDDYVTQVTGAPPLPLLPEADPIALFETWLKAAVESEANDANAMTLATVDESGLPDARMVLLKGVDAAGFTFFTNLESAKGRELAANPKAALLFHWKSLRRQVRIRGTVEQVSAAEADAYHATRARHSQLGAWASEQSRPLPDRFALEKRVAEMGLRFGLGKVPRPPHWSGFRLTPQTLEFWRDRPFRLHERLVFARSGEGWSTSRLYP
- a CDS encoding molecular chaperone DnaJ, with the translated sequence MLTPTNKGAMVVATRTMDSRRARAVLGVRGGVSETALRAAFRQAVKAAHPDRPGGDAARLRDVVEAYGLLKAAPTPQPPAPPPPAPVIADGIEISPALAASGGRAFTRLGDGRRLALDLPPGLRPGDKVRAGETLLTVSVKGAAGLILRGDDLWLAAELPHRFGGRLPLATPSGPKEIWVGRRDIARGLVRLAGQGLPARGPHPAGDLIVTLKAPPPPVESGARSRLRAFQANWAPVPAL
- the aroC gene encoding chorismate synthase, which encodes MSHNTFGHLFRVTTWGESHGPALGCVVDGCPPGIELTEADIQVFLDKRKPGTSKHVTQRRESDTVKILSGVFEGFTTGTPISLMIENEDQRSKDYGEIAHAFRPGHADYAYIAKYGRRDYRGGGRSSARETAARVAAGAIARKVIPQVQIRAALVQVGPHAIDRTQWDWAEAANNPFFCPDAAAAAHWDQYLDGIRKAGNSTGAIVEVEAEGVPAGWGAPIYGKIDAELAAALMSINAAKGVEIGAGFASASLTGEENADEMRAGNDGPTFLSNHAGGVLGGISTGQPVIARVAFKPTSSILTPRLTLNEAGEEVELRTKGRHDPCVGVRAPPVVEAMTACVLADAFLRHRGQVG